The Xiphophorus hellerii strain 12219 chromosome 22, Xiphophorus_hellerii-4.1, whole genome shotgun sequence genome has a window encoding:
- the LOC116713711 gene encoding G-protein coupled receptor 4-like, whose amino-acid sequence MSLIFFLLSVSQVKKGQEAPVYVINLLISDLIQLFSRIPVDLCRLSQADFTYMRILYVFIMVSVGFMVCISCERYLVVAMPLWYRFRRNIKTYVVVCIVVWLLPLFHPLLGYVIKEHEMAAHFFIVFLLLPFPLFIFFLVGTIKALSGALSVPADEKRRLAAIQVVVLIIYTLLYLPIILLLLYDIKAFKGGLSCIPYAVGYAAGALSPLADTTLYLFVRKSILDTFLASLGCCKISSN is encoded by the exons atgtcattaatattttttctcttgtctgtCTCTCAGGTGAAAAAGGGTCAGGAGGCTCCAGTCTATGTCATCAACCTCCTCATCTCTGATCTCATTCAGCTCTTCTCCAGAATTCCAGTAGATTTATGTAGACTCAGTCAAGCTGATTTCACATACATGAgaattttatatgtttttataatgGTCAGTGTGGGATTCATGGTGTGTATCTCCTGTGAAAG GTATCTGGTTGTTGCCATGCCACTGTGGTACAGATTCAGGAGAAACATCAAGACATATGTGGTGGTCTGCATTGTGGTCTggttacttcctctttttcatcCATTACTTGGCTATGTGATTAAGGAGCATGAGATGGCTGCTCATTTCTTCATAGTTTTTCTCCTCCTGCCTTTTCCCTTGTTCATCTTCTTCCTGGTTGGGACTATCAAAGCTCTCTCTGGAGCGCTCAGTGTCCCAGCAGATGAAAAACGACGACTCGCAGCCATTCAGGTTGTGGTGCTGATTATTTATACTCTGCTTTATCTGCCCATCATCCTTTTGCTCCTGTATGACATTAAAGCATTTAAAGGGGGATTGTCCTGTATTCCCTATGCTGTGGGTTATGCTGCTGGTGCTCTTAGTCCTCTTGCTGAcacaactttgtatttgttcGTTCGGAAAAGCATCCTGGATACGTTTCTGGCTTCCCTGGGTTGTTGTAAAATATCTAGCAATTAG
- the LOC116713786 gene encoding G-protein coupled receptor 4-like has product MEMQDNTTFNNIDDFNITNNSSSQSDFNVESIMHLVELIVICTGLPLMLVAICAVYCLIQKDHSAPVYIINLLISDLIQLCCLAAWKAGELHDIISYSYLLALTGSVGFMVCISLERYLVIAKPLWYRFRRNIKMSLMVCAVVWTLAFASVVPCCFNVNHQVVEMIFAAVFLLPFPILIFFLIETIKALSAAYSVPAEEKRRIVTLLVVVLLIYTLLFLPNIIWSLVEELRFNQIFDSLACICLCLSPLADVTMYFCIRKSAMDKLLKSCCHCEMLGNQKLSSTAVENTSAPCTNTV; this is encoded by the exons ATGGAAATGCAGGACAACACCACCTTCAACAACATTGATGACTTCAACATCaccaacaacagcagcagccaaTCTGACTTTAATGTTGAGTCAATCATGCATTTAGTGGAATTAATAGTTATTTGCACAGGACTTCCTCTGATGCTGGTGGCGATCTGTGCGGTTTATTGTCTG ATCCAAAAAGATCACTCTGCTCCGGTCTACATCATCAACCTTCTCATTTCTGACCTTATTCAGCTCTGCTGCCTGGCAGCTTGGAAGGCAGGCGAGTTACATGACATCATAAGCTACAGTTACCTCCTTGCTCTAACAGGCAGTGTTGGATTTATGGTCTGCATCTCCCTGGAGAG GTATTTGGTTATTGCCAAGCCGCTGTGGTACAGATTCAGGAGGAACATCAAGATGTCTCTGATGGTCTGTGCCGTGGTATGGACATTGGCATTTGCCAGTGTTGTCCCTTGCTGTTTTAATGTAAACCATCAGGTTGTAGAAATGATCTTTGCTGCCGTCTTTCTCCTTCCATTCCccattttgattttcttcctcATTGAAACCATCAAAGCTCTGTCTGCAGCTTACAGTGTCCCTGCTGAGGAAAAACGAAGGATAGTAACACTTCTGGTTGTGGTGCTACTTATTTACACTCTCCTGTTTCTTCCTAACATTATTTGGTCATTAGTGGAAGAACTAAGATTTAACCAGATTTTTGACAGCTTGGCTTGCATTTGTCTTTGTCTAAGTCCTCTGGCAGATGTAACCATGTACTTTTGCATTAGAAAAAGTGCGATGGACAAACTATTGAAATCATGCTGCCATTGTGAAATGTTAGGCAATCAGAAATTAAGCAGCACAGCTGTTGAAAACACGTCTGCACCATGCACCAACACAGTGTAA